The sequence below is a genomic window from Daphnia pulicaria isolate SC F1-1A chromosome 6, SC_F0-13Bv2, whole genome shotgun sequence.
CCAGACTCCTGGGCATAGTCGAGAGCAGTTTTCCAATATTGCCGTTGATTTAAATTGTCTTTATGAGTATTTTTAAGGATTAATTCGAACGCTTCAACATCTATATCCTTCCATCTGGCAGCTAGGTGAATGGCCATTGGACCTCCAATGTCCTTGATGTTTACATCCAATTCCGGGTGTTTGAGTAACGCGTCAGTTGCGGTTTTCGAATGTGAGTACAATGCCAAGTGTAGGGCAGTTTCTCCGCACTTGgtttttgaattgattgtgCCACTGGATTTATCCAGGATTTTGTTGAACAGGCTAGGGGTGATGTCTGATGTCAAGCTACTTTCGTCTAGTTTGTACCCTGACCGCTTCACGTAcaattgaaatatatttttttgcgaATCCGGCAATAGAgaacatttcaatttccactgGGCAGCTAGATGAAGAGGTGTGAGATCAGCAACACTGGCTATAGAAGCATCCGCATTGGAATCTAGCaatttttctataaaaaaaacagattgggATTCGATTGCGCGATGCAGGGCAGTTGTATCGTAATTATCTTTGACGtttatcttatctttttctttttcaagaatGTTTTCGACTGTTTCCAATGGAATGTCCGACCAGAAAGCGGCGAGATGAAGGGCTGTATATTTATCGTGTGTCTGGGCATCTGCGTTGACCGTTGCTCCTTGTTTCAATAATTGTTCAGTTGCTGTTACAGATTTGAACATCAATGCGTTGTGAAGAGGAGTTCTTCCTTTGTTGTCCGTTTTGTTGATGTCGCTGGTATTTTTGAGGATTTTCTCGAAAAGTTCATCCTCAATGTTTGGCCATTTCGCTGCTAAATGAAGGGCTATTTCACCATCGTTTGTGGCAGTGTTGACGTCTATTTCCTTCTCTTCCAGCAAAATTTTACATGCGTTTGGCGACTGCGATTTCAGTGCACAGTGGAGAGCATCATGTTTGATTCTCaccagaatttttttcagcaaTTGTTCAGGACATTCCGGCCATTGAACTGCCAAGTGAAGGGACATTGTGCCGTTCTTAGCGGTGGTGTTGGCACCTTTTTCCAATAAAAGTTCTGCAAATCTCACagattttaattgaattgccGTATTCAGGACACTGTTTCCTATTCCGTCTCCGGCTTGAATGTCAGCTTTATGCTTTACAACAAGCAGTTTGAATATTTCGTTGATTCTATCATCAGGACTGTTGCTCCAACGTTGCACAGCTAAATGAAGTGGTAAAAGCCCGTTGCAGTTAATGGGCCAATAGACTTTGGCTCCTTTTTTTAGCAATTCTTTAGTTTTATCCAGTGAACGTGCGTGAATGGCCCAGTGAAGTGGCTCGTATCCTTTTGCGTCGACCTTATTGATTATATCGGTATTggcttcttttaaaattttttgaaaaagatcaATGTTACATTTTTGCAGTTGAGCAGCTAGGTGCAGAGGAGTTTCTTTAGaagaattgattgaattgatgttagatttttgtttatcaAAGATTTCTTTTACTATTTCCCATTTTCCTCCACGCATCGCTAGATGCAACGCCGTGTCATTCGTAATATTGTTGACGCCATTGAAATGAATCTTGTCTGAAGGTTTGACAGAGAAGTCGTTTGATTGAACATACTCTAGAGCTATGAAAAAGACATTGTTTGGCTTTGCACTAGTGGATTGAACACCTTTCTCCCTGACCAAGTAGTTTTTTATGTCGTCTCTGGAAAAAGCTTCTGCCCATTCCAACAGAGTGTAGCCTTGGTCGTCCATCTCGTTGATGGATTGGATTGTTCTTGTAAGACGTTGAAACTCTTCTAATTCCATCTTTTCCAGTAGAGCTAGACGGAGAAATCCTTGTTGGTTTCTACTTTTCTGAATGGAAGTCTCATTATGTCCGTGCTGTTCAATAACTGGCGCTAATGTAATATTTAAACATTTGAGTAATTTGGGTGAGATGGGAGGTTTCCACTTTTTCCTTtggttgtttgtgtgtttgaagACGAACGAGGCGAAATTCCAGCAATTTGACAGAAATAAATGGTAAAATTCTCCCAATTGGTAAGTATCATATATGATTCTCAGTAAAGATTCAAGTGATCTGTTGGCTTCGGCAGTCTTCTCTTTGTTGAATGGCTTGGGCCGCTCaatagttttctctttttcatcatACATCTTTTTGATGACATCCTCTTCTTTTCGAGATTGTTGAAGAACAATGTGGTGTCCGTTCTTATCGAATGACCACCACATCACctcgttttctttgtttttggtttgaaaAACTGCGTAAGCGTGAAGTATCCATTTTGGGTAGCCCTTCATAGGACAGGTGTAAACCTCAACATTGACAATTTCATCAGAaagcgctgatttcaaaatgTCGATACTTGAATCTCTGGTTGTCGACGCGTAGTACGTAAAATAAGGGTCGGATAATTTCACGTCCAAGATGAAATTTTTGAGGAGGGCGTCATGTATCTCGtgcacttttttaaaattctggtCCACGTACTGGACGTACAACAGTTTCCCTCTGGACTCTCTTCCAAATGCAAAGATCATTTTGTTTCGTATCCGTTTGGAATTTTTCTCGAttccttttatttgattattcctCTTGCGTTATTCGCCTATTTCAACCCCCAAAATCTATACGAATTTAAGTAATATTAATTGGTTAATTTTATTCTATTGACGATAACAAGCTTACGTGATGATGTACGACGTGAGAGTAGCTTTCCAGGTTTCCACCCTGGAATTTTGTCTTTGTAGTTCAGAGGTGATACTTGTAGATCTCATTAATCGTACCCAATCTGGCGAGAATAGCAATGAAAAAGATTCGCAAATGTTTGATTTAAACAATAACAAGATTTtagtaaatttgaaattgttggtctaatttaaaaatcaatttcttgCCAACTGTAATGTTTGAATACTTAGTGGACTGTTAAATCTAGCTGCCTCTCTGCTGCCTATTTCGAATTAAAGTGCGGGAATTTGTGCGGTCGCTCGGGACTACATCCAATATAATGACTCAGACATTTCACAACtttgttattgtaaagttGTTATAGCAGCTGCATGCTGCAACTGTGACGAAGCCAAATAATGTTCGGTTGATAAATACCGCCGTTGAATTCAATTCCGTTTGAACAACATCAGCTCTTATATATTCTAAGTGTCGGTTTAAATCAACTTTGCGGTCTGAAATAGACAATCGGCTCTTCACATCCTGTTGAATTCATAGGGGGAAAAAGGAAGTCTATCACTAACTTGCAAAGTTATTTGTTTAGTCATGGCGGAGAACGTAGGCCCAACCTCGAGCTCTTATCTGCTGTGTCAGCATGTTATTGATGGCCTGGTAGATGATAGTGAGAATTATTCGATTGTGTTATTTGCTGTCCTCTCTGTTGCGAAATTGTCCAGTCACTAGAGACTAGATGAATAATAACGTCGTTCCTTTACTTGAACAGGTGTGCGACTGATGTATGACTATAGGCAGTCGTTATGAGAGAATTACAGGAAGCCTCATTTTGTCTTCTTATACTGACTGTGATGTCTGCTGTGTGTTTTGCTGCGAAAAGTTTCTGTCATGAAGAGCGGCTCGTCATGTTGCTTTTGATTTCAGAGTCGCAGTATTCAAATTATTGACGTAATTATACAGTTTAATCATTTCAGTTGATTTTCATTCGGATTTTAGCGCTAAAGGCAtagcaaagagaaaaagacgaTGATTATTATaccgattttttgttttttaaactaaagATAAATGTAAGAAAGACAAACGTAAGAACTATTAAGTGCTTGTGTTGGTGATAAGGACAAGCGaaaatgaacaatttttctacttttttttacgggactaaacaatttttaaaaaatttgaaatcgtcCTCTGAAACTCTGAAATGATGTAGAGAATTCCTCTGTCTGCACTTTCCGTTTTAATTGTATTATTAATTAAGACACTATACTGGAGTGGAAAAGTTCACTgtagaacaaacaaaaactgcGTGTCGTTACTGATATAAGAGCTGGACATATCGGCCGAGAGTTCAGCAACGCTTAGGGAAATCTTCAAAGTTGTAGTTAATCCTCTCTGATTTTGAAAGTCGACTTTTTTAACTCTTTAGAAACTGATTATGATTCATATTTGTCCTCGTCTCTCTCCTATGCGGAGCTGATTGGCCATCTCGTTGAAAGTGAGtggacaatttttttgaaaaagaatgtgACTTTATGTCCCTACGAAATCGAccgggatttaaaaaaaaatttcatttattttttaaaaaagttttctttattattgaaatgaaatcctGAAACTGAATTGTATTTCCGTCACAGCGCGATGAATTTGGAatttctgtttcccttttgaatttgatttgaaccGGCTCGATATTTTGAGGACGGCCACTTATGGTCGAGCTTCCTCCTTTCCTTGACATTTCTCTCTTAATGAACCGGACATAGGACATATATCAAGGACAAAGCTACGGGAATGAACGAACAACATTTGTCACTTTAGTGCCGTATTTATTGCAAAATTCTGTAAAATGAATTTCTCAATGCAGTAGAAAAATTGTATTCGAATTCGAGAATGACATTTTTATAGATAAGTAGACATGAAAATCTAATACTCGTAGCAAAAAATGAATCGTTGATTGGTCAGATTTTAAAGACGAATTTTTGATTGTCTTCAACTGCTGTTTCCATTAGTCGGTCATTTCCGGCCCTTTCCCTTCGTTCAAACTGAGGAAGTGAGTCGCCAGTTCCTTCAATTCGCTCTTTGCTGAGTCGGGCAGATGTTCATTTGATAGAATTTCAAGACAATTTGCTGGAGACATTTGACAAATCAAATAGTTTTCGCATTTCACTTTTAAATCATCCAGTAAATATTTGTCGGCAGCGATCAATAGTCTTACGGCCAATGTTTCCATAGTCTTTCTACTCAATCGTCCCGTGTAGATAAAGCGGAGCAGTTCATGAAACACATCCGGTTCAATGTCTTCAATTTCGATTcgatttgtaaaattttctttggtTGGATGCTGAAACATCGCCTCAAAAACTTCACTTTTGGCAGCCAAAATGGATTTGTGGGCGGGGAATTGACGGCCGCCGATATTGAAACTCACGTCGCTAAATTTCATCTCATTGAATAATCCTTCAAGTTGATTAGATAATCCATCGCTGCAGTCAATAGCAACCGCCGAATCCATGTATGGAACGGGTTCTTGTTTGCTAGTAAGAGCGGAAATCGTGCAGCGAAATGTGAGTGTGCCATCTGACCGTAGAGACACTTCCGATTTCAGGATCTCACATCCGGATGCACGCCATGGTAATATTCGGTCGTCGTGTCGTAAAggatttccgttttcttttataattgACACTTTCAAAAACTCTAGGTCGACTTGTCTATTCGAAGTCGGGTCAATTTGTACCGCAGAAATGACTAAAGTTTCTTTACAGTCGTGCATTATCAGACACCATGAACTATATGGAGTTTGTCGCGATGAAAAGTAACGTGACACGACCGATTTCCCATTACCGTCTGTAGTTTGAAGGAAAGGCACTTTCACGTCACTCCATATGAAATGGACTGAGACGATGTCACATCCGGAACAATTTGAACGTTGCGCCATATTTTCCAGCACGAGAAACGTAACAAGAGTTTAAACAGGTGAACTTGAATGAGCTGAAGTGGTTATACCAAATCCATTCACAACAGACTGTGATCTATTTACGCCAATGGATGCGCCATAgtcaatttaaagaaatgggagaatgCAATGTCCTTCAATGATGGGAGGTttactttgttttttattgcttATTGATTGACCTCACAAGAGTATTTTGTGCGATTCGCCCTTGAAAGAAATGACCAAGTAATAATAGATAGTGTAGGTGAAAATATATACTCCCGGTggaataattattataatgaTAAGActcgtttatttaaaaaatctctcTCCGTGTGTCATCAGCTCTATCTTTGTCCTCTGTTGTTTACGTGGTAACGATGATTGGGTTGATGCTAACGAACGATAGACGGAAGAACCGAGTTAATATTATCCTAGACGTTTTTCAAACCCTTTCCTCTTTCCTTCATTCTAAAGCTTCGTGATTGGTTGTTGCTCTTGATAAACCAGACATATCAAGGACAAAGCtcttaaaaagaacaaaagaattgttttttttttaacatttttcacAGCAGTAtcttatttattgaaattccacaaaatgatttttctcGATTCAGtagagaaattgaattaaaatacgTGAATGACAATTTTATAGATAAGTAGACATGAAAATCTAATATAAtcgtaataaaaatgaatcgtcGATTGGTCAGACTTTAAAGGcggatttttgattttcttcgatTGTTTCCATTAGTCGGTCACTTCAGGCATTTTCCCTTCGTTCAAACTGAGCAAATAATTCGCTTGTTTCTTCAATACGAATGAGCCGGGCAGATGTTCATGTAAAAGAAGTTCGATACAATTATCGGGCGACATTTCACGAACCAAATAGTTTTCACATTTCACTTTCAACTCTTCCAGAAAATATTTGTCGGCAGCGATCAATAGGCCAACGGCCATCGATTCCATCGCTGTTGTACTCAATCGGCCCGTGTAGATGAAGCGAAGCAGTTCATGGAACACATCCGGTTCAATGTCTT
It includes:
- the LOC124343034 gene encoding ankyrin-1-like; translation: MIFAFGRESRGKLLYVQYVDQNFKKVHEIHDALLKNFILDVKLSDPYFTYYASTTRDSSIDILKSALSDEIVNVEVYTCPMKGYPKWILHAYAVFQTKNKENEVMWWSFDKNGHHIVLQQSRKEEDVIKKMYDEKEKTIERPKPFNKEKTAEANRSLESLLRIIYDTYQLGEFYHLFLSNCWNFASFVFKHTNNQRKKWKPPISPKLLKCLNITLAPVIEQHGHNETSIQKSRNQQGFLRLALLEKMELEEFQRLTRTIQSINEMDDQGYTLLEWAEAFSRDDIKNYLVREKGVQSTSAKPNNVFFIALEYVQSNDFSVKPSDKIHFNGVNNITNDTALHLAMRGGKWEIVKEIFDKQKSNINSINSSKETPLHLAAQLQKCNIDLFQKILKEANTDIINKVDAKGYEPLHWAIHARSLDKTKELLKKGAKVYWPINCNGLLPLHLAVQRWSNSPDDRINEIFKLLVVKHKADIQAGDGIGNSVLNTAIQLKSVRFAELLLEKGANTTAKNGTMSLHLAVQWPECPEQLLKKILVRIKHDALHCALKSQSPNACKILLEEKEIDVNTATNDGEIALHLAAKWPNIEDELFEKILKNTSDINKTDNKGRTPLHNALMFKSVTATEQLLKQGATVNADAQTHDKYTALHLAAFWSDIPLETVENILEKEKDKINVKDNYDTTALHRAIESQSVFFIEKLLDSNADASIASVADLTPLHLAAQWKLKCSLLPDSQKNIFQLYVKRSGYKLDESSLTSDITPSLFNKILDKSSGTINSKTKCGETALHLALYSHSKTATDALLKHPELDVNIKDIGGPMAIHLAARWKDIDVEAFELILKNTHKDNLNQRQYWKTALDYAQESGSPPEIINLLQKAMDQQHVVADSCRVD
- the LOC124342056 gene encoding speckle-type POZ protein B-like — translated: MAQRSNCSGCDIVSVHFIWSDVKVPFLQTTDGNGKSVVSRYFSSRQTPYSSWCLIMHDCKETLVISAVQIDPTSNRQVDLEFLKVSIIKENGNPLRHDDRILPWRASGCEILKSEVSLRSDGTLTFRCTISALTSKQEPVPYMDSAVAIDCSDGLSNQLEGLFNEMKFSDVSFNIGGRQFPAHKSILAAKSEVFEAMFQHPTKENFTNRIEIEDIEPDVFHELLRFIYTGRLSRKTMETLAVRLLIAADKYLLDDLKVKCENYLICQMSPANCLEILSNEHLPDSAKSELKELATHFLSLNEGKGPEMTD